In Luteibaculum oceani, the genomic window AAAGTAGGTAGGTTAATACCCATTTCGGCATAAACCCTACCAGAGTCTCGAATAGCGTGGTGATGGTATGCTCTTGCAAGATTTAAGCACACCAACAAAAATCCATCGGTATCATTTTTTGCTTTAAAGAGCTTAAGTGCTTTTTTGTATTTATCGAAACAGTTTTCGCGGTCTTTATTCTCCAAAACAAAACCAATCTCATTTAGAGATGTTGCCATCAAAATGGTGTCTTGTGCCTTGGCTGCTTGTTGGTAAGCCATGTCTGCATAGGCCGAAACCAAATCCTGAGGAGAGGTCCTTAGTTCGGAAAGAATTGCGGCTTTTCTGCCGTAGAGGTAACCTAAAAATGCAGGGGGAACTAGAATTTTTTCCGAAAGGTCTTCTGCACTGTCTATCTTTTCTTTTGCTTCGGGAAGCTTCACTAAAAACCTTTGAAATTCGGCGAAACTAGTTAGGGCATAAACATGGTTTAGGGTGTCACCGATAGCCAAATAATAATCACAAGCCCGGTTATAATACACCAAGGCGGAGTCATAAATGCCTTGCTCCTTAAAGTTTTGGGCTTTGGATAAAAAATTGGCTTCCTTCGTTTGACCAAAAACCAAAGTGGATGCAAAGAGAAGGAAGCCAAGTAATCTAAATTTCATCAATTGGGGTAGAAGTGTAGGCTTAATCTACAGTGTTCGTCTGAAAATTGAAAGCGCTGAAATTCATAATAATACCCAATTCATGGGAACCTGAACTTGCCCCGGACATAGCTCTGGAGGCCAAAGAGTATGCATAGGAAAATCTAAACTGATTAACATTAAAACCCATAGCGAAAACACTGGTTCTATTTGTTCTTTGAACAAACTTAAACCATGCTTTTTGGTCCCATTCAAATGCAATACCTAAGTCGGTAATTGAAGGACTTCTAGTAATGTTTTGGTGTACAATGCTAGGAGCAATTTTCAATTTACTTTCTGGTACATCAAATTTGTAACCAGCAATAAAAAACAAATGATCAGAAATTGGTCTTCCCGTAACAATTAGATGTGGTGCACTTACACCAAGGGTTAGCTCCTTGTTCTGATAAACCATCCCAAATCCGGAAAGAAATTGAGATTCATCGAAATACAATGTGGTTACCGTAGGATCCGACGCATCTGTATACTGGTCATTGATTAAATCCTGCGTATTCAATCGCGTTTGGTAAAGCCCCATGCTTATTCCAAAATTAAGACTAGACTGCTCATCTATTTTTGCGGTGTAGGCATAAACTCCCTCTGCTGAAAAGTTAGAGAAATATCCACGCTTATCCACGATGATTTTTGCTCCAAGGCCCATGTTGTCGCCATACTGACCGTATAATCCAAACATGGAGTTAGTTGGATTTCCATCCATTCCTACCCATTGGGTATGAGGATTAACCACAGCAGTTAATCCTGGTTCAATTGCAGCAAATCCTGGGTTTATGTTAAACCAATTTAACTGGTAAGAATAATGGGTAATTAAGTTTTGAGCTTGGGCAAAATGTCCAATCAAAACTCCTGCTAATATGAATAGTACCTTTTTCATGGCTACTGAATTATTTAATTACTGAAAATACCCCCTTGAACATGTCTGCAGGGTTTAAATTGCTTACAAAAACGTAGTAGTAACTACCAGTTTCCAATGGCTTTCCATTATACGTTGCTTGCCAGTCATTGCTGTAGTTACGGTTCACTTGATAAACCAAGCCACCCGCTTCGTTATAAATAGAAAGAGAGTAATCTTTGTATAGGTGTACATTCTCAATCTGGAAGGCATCGTTTTTACCATCGCCATTAGGGGAGATGATTTTGTTTACCGGAAGCTTTTGGTTGGCTCCGCTTTCAATAACATCCACTACACGTAGTAATACATTTGCAGTGTCTGACAATCCTCCCTGATCTGTAATAGAAACTTGAAGAGGATAAACACTCACATCTTCGTAATCTAGAATGCTATTTAGGTAAATGTCACCTAGCTCATCAACAGCTATTACGTTTGATGCCCCCACAACATTAAAGGTGTGCTGATCTCCAAGATCGTTATCAAGGTAAGACAAGGTTGCTAGGTACTCACCAATTTCGAAGTCTTCTGGTACATCCAAAATAGCATCTTCCAAAATTGGAGCTTCATTTACGTTTAGAACTTCAATGGTAAATGCCTTTTCGGTGCTTAAGCCTCTAGAGTCGGTACTTTTGATTCTAACACTATAGTTTGGCTTGATCTCGTAGTTAGGGCTGGTAGCGATTTTTAACTCGTTTTCTGCAATAAAGAAAGCGGCGTTATTATCATCGCCATCACCCGATACCAATGTGTAAGTAAAGGTTTCATCTTTATCTTGATCCGCGGTGTTAAATGCCCCAATGATAGTTCCTAGGGCCGAATTTTCTGCAATTTCTAAGTTGCTAATGAAAATGTCCGTTGGTTTATCATTTACATCAATAATATCCAAGGTTATTACGGTGTCAACCTTCATTCCAGCTAGGTCCATTCCGTAGAAATGCAGACTTGCCGTCGCGCTTGCCTCGAAGTTAAAAGGACGCGATAAGAATAAACTGTCTCCTCTGAAAATTACATTGCCGTTTGAAGCACCATTGATATCCTGAATAAACCCGTAGTTGAAGGCATCCCAAGTATCCTCATCTATTGTTTCCACAATTGCGATTAAGGAAGTAGAATCGTTTTCATACACCGGAAGTACTTCTAGGTTTAAAAGGGTAGGGGCGTCGTTTATGTCGTTTACGTTTACAATAAATTGTTTCGTAGTGGCCAATCCACCTTCATCGGTACTAGTAACTCTAATGGTATAAAGCTCTTTTTCCTCAAAGTTGAAAAAACCATCCAGTACCAAGCTATCTCCATTAATCGCAAACATGTTATTGTCGTTTT contains:
- a CDS encoding PorP/SprF family type IX secretion system membrane protein: MKKVLFILAGVLIGHFAQAQNLITHYSYQLNWFNINPGFAAIEPGLTAVVNPHTQWVGMDGNPTNSMFGLYGQYGDNMGLGAKIIVDKRGYFSNFSAEGVYAYTAKIDEQSSLNFGISMGLYQTRLNTQDLINDQYTDASDPTVTTLYFDESQFLSGFGMVYQNKELTLGVSAPHLIVTGRPISDHLFFIAGYKFDVPESKLKIAPSIVHQNITRSPSITDLGIAFEWDQKAWFKFVQRTNRTSVFAMGFNVNQFRFSYAYSLASRAMSGASSGSHELGIIMNFSAFNFQTNTVD